From Apium graveolens cultivar Ventura chromosome 9, ASM990537v1, whole genome shotgun sequence, the proteins below share one genomic window:
- the LOC141686768 gene encoding uncharacterized protein LOC141686768, with product MGGPQVTLPVRTISQQTFNDTVRENIEDLGMDPTEALQDAIETLTLQGVDLSGIVTCVPGESNPVIECLNKLKQFEIDSSCDNSKIKSDFDLEEVIGVLNELTELCGVEGSGNAAIATRNGGLELVCCICSRVPSGCGRGLVSCLNALAYLLHDLQCTEIFRTSNGPEVVMRILNDGTDNVTMLSSGFSVIAAAATGNEVLKELFMDLKVDELMITVLKEQKNEPISSLYDAIRVLLSADDNRVVASQVFGYARRFAKIGIAEALVRSLRDGIRSPSLVSASIALKAVAVNDEICRSVAESGGIDAILCCINDSGAQRNQIVAQTLCSLLNKLAGSDANKTTIVAKGGMDKLITLSTRFSDDPFVLQEVMSIICTLSLRAPDNATHAIEAGAGDLAIRVMNKFPEVPQLQKHACLMIRNLVVRNPENRTLLLGLDIEKIIRTAKRNHPSCRTAATDALRDLGLDNYNA from the exons atgggtGGTCCACAAGTAACACTCCCCGTCCGTACAATTTCACAACAAACTTTCAACGATACAGTTAGAGAAAACATCGAAGATCTCGGAATGGACCCCACCGAAGCACTACAAGACGCTATCGAGACTCTCACTCTTCAAGGCGTCGATCTCTCTg GTATTGTTACTTGTGTTCCGGGGGAGAGTAATCCAGTGATCGAGTGTTTGAATAAATTAAAACAGTTTGAAATCGATTCGAGTTGCGATAATTCTAAAATTAAGAGTGATTTTGATTTGGAGGAAGTGATTGGAGTTTTAAATGAATTGACGGAGTTGTGTGGTGTTGAGGGATCGGGGAATGCTGCGATTGCTACTAGAAATGGTGGATTGGAGTTAGTGTGTTGTATTTGTTCGAGAGTTCCTAGTGGTTGCGGAAGGGGCTTGGTTTCGTGTTTGAATGCTTTGGCTTATTTACTTCACG ATCTTCAGTGTACTGAAATATTTCGAACTAGCAATGGACCAGAGGTTGTGATGCGCATTCTAAATGATGGAACTGATAATGTTACAATGTTGAGTAGTGGTTTTTCAGTTATTGCTGCAGCTGCAACTGGTAATGAGGTCCTTAAGGAATTATTCATGGACCTGAAAGTTGATGAGCTAATGATCACAGTATTAAAAGAACAGAAGAATGAGCCTATTTCTAGTCTCTATGATGCTATACGAGTTCTATTATCTGCTGATGATAATCGAGTTGTGGCTTCTCAA gTTTTTGGTTATgccagaagatttgcaaagatcGGGATTGCTGAAGCCCTTGTGCGTTCTCTTCGTGATGGGATCCGTTCACCAAGTCTGGTATCTGCAAGCATTGCACTGAAGGCTGTTGCTGTCAAT GATGAGATATGTAGGTCTGTAGCTGAGAGTGGTGGTATAGATGCAATTCTCTGTTGCATCAATGATAGCGGTGCACAGAGGAACCAAATCGTGGCACAAACTCTATGTTCACTGTTGAATAAG TTGGCAGGTAGTGATGCAAATAAGACTACTATTGTCGCGAAGGGAGGTATGGACAAGCTTATAACACTATCAACCAGATTTTCTGACGACCCATTTGTTCTGCAAGAG GTTATGTCTATCATATGTACCCTCTCCTTAAGAGCACCTGATAATGCAACTCATGCAATTGAAGCTGGAGCTGGAGACCTTGCAATACGAGTTATGAATAAGTTTCCTGAAGTACCTCAGCTTCAGAAACATGCATGTCTCATGATTCGTAATCTTGTGGTTAGGAATCCAGAGAACAG AACTCTGTTACTTGGTCTTGATATTGAGAAGATCATACGGACAGCCAAGAGAAATCATCCAAGCTGCAGAACTGCTGCTACGGATGCTCTCAGGGATTTAGGACTCGACAACTACAATGCATAG